One Prosthecobacter sp. SYSU 5D2 genomic window, TCTGGTCATGTGCCTGGAGCTTTGCACCCTGCATTTGCAGATGACGGACCAGCCGGATGACATCCTGGCCCACTCCCTTTTTGCCGATGGTGCCGCCGCCGCCATTGTCAGCGCCCGCCCGCCCACCGGTCCGGCCTGGCGGATGGACAGCTTTGAATCCGCCCTCCTGCCCATGGGGGAATCCGACATGGCCTGGGACATCGGCGACCAGGGTTTTAACATTGTCCTCTCCAGCTACGTCCCGGACGTCATCGGCACGAACATCCACGGCCTGCTCGCGGGGGTGCTTGGCCGGCAGGAGAAAATCCAGACCGATGTGCAAAACTGGGCCGTGCATCCCGGCGGCCGTTCTATTCTGGACAAAGTCAGCCAAAGCCTCGCCCTGCCGGAGGACGCTCTCCAGACTTCCCGCAGCATCCTCAAAGATTATGGCAACATGAGCAGCGCCACCATCCTCTTTGTCCTCGCCCGCATGCTGCAGCAGCCCGTCCAGGGCACGACGTGCGCACTTGCCTTCGGTCCCGGCCTCACCGTGGAGACGGCCCTGCTGGAACCTGTATGAAAACCGCCCAGGTCATCATCATCGGTGCTGGTCCCGTCGGTCTCATGCTGGCCAATTTCTTCGGCGACTCGGGCATCCGCGTGCTCGTGCTGGACCGCCGCATCGCGCATCCGCCCACCTCCCAGGCCATCGGCGTCACCCCGCCCTCCCTGCATCTTTTTGCCCGGCTCGGCCTGGCGGATTCCTTGATCCCCCAGGGAGTGAAAATCCAGGACTGCCACGTCCACGGCCAGACCGGTTATCTCGGCTACGCCTCCTTTCGGAAAATAGACCCGCCTTACCGCTACATCCTCTCCCTGCCCCAGCGCATCCACATGCAGGCGCTGGAGGACCGGCTCGCCAAATGTCCCAGCGTCACCCTGCTGCGTGGCATTGAGGTACACTCCGTCACCCAGGCATCCGGTTCCTCGCAGGCCACTTGCCTAACCAATGATGGCGAATTCAAGGCGGATTATCTCATCGGCTGCGACGGCCACCGCAGCCTCCTCCGCCAGGCCATCGGCGCGAGCGTGCAGCGTGTGGATTACGGCTGCCACTTTATGATGGGCGATTTTACCGACCACAGCAGTCTCCAGGAAGAAGCCCATCTTTGGTTCACCGCCGCCGGTGCTGTCGAATCCTTCCCCCTGCCCCAGGGTCTGCGCCGCTGGATCGTCCAGACGCCGCAGCCTGAGACCTCCGGCAGCTTTGGCCTCATCAGCCAGCACGTCCGCCAGCGCACCGGCCACCTGCTGCCGGTGGAGCATCAGCTCAATCAGACCTACTTCAGTCCCTGGCGCCTCGACTGCACCCCTTATCATCAGGGCCGCCTCATCCTCTGCGGAGATGCTGCCCATGTCATGAGCCCCATCGGTGGCCAGGGCATGAACACCGGCTGGGCAGATGCGGAGTTCCTTGCGCATGCCCTCACCGGCATCCTTCAGGGCCGCTTTCAAGCCGCCCCGGTCCTGGCGGCTTATGAAAAGCATCGCCGCCGTGCTGCCGGTGTCGCCGCCACGCGGGCTGCACGCGGCATGTGGTTAGGCACGCGCACCGGCCCCATCTCCAGCCTGCTGCGGGATGCCAGCATGAGCCATCTCCTGTTCAAAGGCCCCCTCGCTTCTCATCTCGGCCCCTTCTTCGCCATGCAGACCATTCCTTTTCGCAGCCTGGACCAAGTGCCTGCTTCTGTCTGGAAAAACGCCGCTATCCCATAAACTTCACTCCACCAAAAACTCCCTTTCATCCCTGGCGGAAATTTTTCCACCGCAAGACTCTCGCACCACCAGCGTAGCCTCCAGGCTGATCCGCCGCGCGGGCATCTCCGGCCGCTTCAGGCGCTCCAGCATGGTCTGCATGGCCACCTGGCCGATCTCCCGGCAGGGCTGGTGCAGCGTGCTAAGAGGCACGGAAAAGAATCCCGCAAAGGGGATATCATCCACGCCCATGATCCGCACCTCCTGCGGGATGCGTATTCCCAGGCCAAGCAGCACCTGCATCAGGCGGCCCGCTGTCCGGTCATTGGCACACACAAAGGCATCCGGCCTCACCGCCTCCACCATCTCCCGCAAGCTCCCTTCATCTTCTAGATCCACGCGCTGCACCTGCTCCGCCTCACATGCCAGCCCCGCTCCTGCGATGGCCGCACAGAACCCCGCTATTCGCTCCTCCACGGAGGAAGCCATCCGCTGCCTGCTGCATAAAAACACCGGGCGCCGGCTGCCCTGGCCTAACAAATGATTCGTCGCCAGCATTCCCGCCCGCCAGTTGTCCAGCCCCACCAGGTCAAGACCGCTGCGTCCTGGAAAAGGCACCGCATCCCGGTCCAGCAGCACCACGGGAATCTGTGCCGCCTTCAGCGCCGCCAGAATCTTCGTGTTCATTCCCTCGCGCTCCGCCGCCGTGATCTCCCCGGCTTCCTCAATCGGCGCAAAAAACACCCCTGCCACCTGCCGCGTGATGCACTGCTGGCAGATCTGCCACGCCCGCTCCAGCGTCCCTGTGCCTGGCGTCCCCGGCATGGCATTGCACCACAGTAGCGCATGCTCCTCCGCATGGGGTGCCTCCGCCAGACCCTGGCAGATGAATTCAAAAATGTCAGTCCTTCCCAGGTCCGGGATCATCAGGCCAAAGGACAGTGCCCTTTTTTCCCTCCTCCCTTCCCCATTGGCCCGCACAAACGTTCCCGATCCTGCCCGGCGCTCCACCAGCCCCTGGTGGCAGAGGTCCCTCACCGCCCGGCCAATCGTGATGCGCGAAGCCCCAAACCGCTTCTCCAGATGCGCCTCGCTTGGGATCCTTTCCCCCGCCTGATACTGCCCCGAAAGAATCTCCTTCCGCAAATTTTCAAAAACGAGCTGGTACTTGGGCTGCGCTGGACGGCGGACGGGCGGGGATGGTGTCATTTAAATATGACATTACAGCTTTGATGGATGTGGAGGCAAGCTAAAAGCGGCTTTTACCGCCTGTTGGCATCACCGATGCTTGGTAACCTGTTATATCAATTTTCACCGCCACCCTTATGGCTTATCGCACTTTCCCTTCCCAAACCCCCCCCACCTCCATGTTCAAAACATCCGATGCTGTCACGCAATACCTCGTGGCCAGCGACTTCGACAAAACGCTCAGTTTTAACGACTCCGGTCTCGTCCTCAGTGAAATGATGGGCGTCCCCGATTTCGAAGAAAAAGTCGCCGGCCTCGCCAAAATCAACCTCGTCCAGCAGGGCGCGGAACTCGCCTACCTCCTCCGTCACGATCCCGGTTTCCGGGGCGTCCGGCGGGAGCACCTGATTGAAACGGGCAAACAGGTCCGCCTCAAATACAACGTCCCACTCCTCACCCAGATCCTTGGCCAGCAGATCGCCAACTGCCGCTTCCAGTTCCATGTCATCTCCGCCGGCCCTACCGAGGTCGTCCGGTCAGCCCTGGAAGGAATTGTCCCGCCCGAGCGCGTGTTCGGCACCGACTTCGACTTCGACAGCTCCACTGGGGAGATCTCCTCCGTCCGCCGCGTTCCCGCCGGTTATGGCAAGGTGGCCGTTCTTCAGGATCTGGAATCCCGGCTCCATGTCAGCCCGGACCGCACCATCTACATTGGTGATGGCAGCTCGGACCTGTACGTCATGCAGCATGTCAACAGCCGCGACGGCCACACCATCGCCGTGTCCGAGGCCAAATCCATTGGCCGCATCGCCAAGCGCACCGTCCTCAGCGACCACAGCCCCAGCGTTCTTGTCCCCATCCTGGAAGACATCCTCAAATGGGATTCTGCCCAGATCCGCCAGCTCTTCGCGGCCCATGGCCTCACCCTTCAGGACTGGGATAAAGTACGCACCGACTGGCTGGCCTTCCATGACGAGCTGGAACCACCTCTCGCCGTGGAGCATCGTTGGTTAGGCGCTGAACTCAAGCCCGTTCATCTCAATGGAAACTGATCCCCCCTCTCCAGGGGATGCAGCCTCAGTGCCACCGCCCGTCGCCGCACGGCGGGCGGTGACCCTGCTGTTTTTCATCAATGGCGCCCTCTTTGCCAGCTGGGTGTCGCGTATCCCCGCCCTTCAGCAAAAGCTGGACCTCAGCCACGGCACCCTCGGCCTTGCCCTCCTCGGCATGGCCACCGGTGCCCTCGTCTCCATGCCCCTTGCTGGCTGGTGCTCCACCCGTTACGGCAGCCACCGCGTCTGTCAGCTTTCAGCCGCTCTTTATGCCCTGGCACTGCCCCTGCTGGCCTTCGCGCCCGGCACCGCCGCCTTCATGATCGCTCTGGTCTTTTTTGGTGCCGCCCATGGTGCCCTGGATGTCGCCATGAATGCCCAGGCCGTGCAGGTGGAAAAGCAGTACCCCCGGCCCATCATGGCCGCCTTTCATGCCTGGTTCAGCCTCGGCGGTCTCGCCGGGGCCGCGCTCGGCGGCAGCCTGGCCACCTGGGGTCTTTCCCCCGTGGGCCATTACCTCCTGGCAGCAGGTCTTCTTGGCGGCGTCGGTGCCGTCTTCGCCCTGCCGCGCCTTTTCCAGGATACGGAGCCGTCAAACCCGACCCTTTCTTCCCTCGCGTCCACTTCAACGCGTGCCCCGCTGGACTGGGGTCCCGAAAAACGCCGCCTGCTCCTCCTCGGCACCGTCGCCTTCTGCGTTATGATTGGCGAAGGGGCCATGGCGGACTGGAGCGCCGTCTTCCTCCTTCAGGTGACGGGCGCAGCGGAAGGCATCGCCGCTGCCGGTTATGCTGCTTTTTCCATCGCCATGGCTGTGTGCCGTTTTTGCGGGGACCGCCTCGCCCAGCATCTCGGTCCCGTTCATCTCGTCCGTCTCAGCGGTCTCCTCGCCACCGTTGGTCTTGCCCTCGCTCTTCTGGACGGGCGGCCCGTATCCGCCCTGATCGGCTTCGCTGCCGTCGGGGCGGGCTTTGCCACCGTCGTGCCGCAGGTCTTC contains:
- a CDS encoding type III polyketide synthase, whose protein sequence is MPAYIHHIVTQVPQHASAQTEVRDRMKEWAPETKTRRLIQTLYNRSGIETRHSVCPDFTAGSEPLLYFTDEQGLLVSPSTGQRNRVYARAARSLASETGRRLMEKATGFAPADITHIVFASCTGFSNPGPDYHLIRDLGLSQSVERYTLGFMGCYAAFPALRMAAQFCEARPQAVVLVMCLELCTLHLQMTDQPDDILAHSLFADGAAAAIVSARPPTGPAWRMDSFESALLPMGESDMAWDIGDQGFNIVLSSYVPDVIGTNIHGLLAGVLGRQEKIQTDVQNWAVHPGGRSILDKVSQSLALPEDALQTSRSILKDYGNMSSATILFVLARMLQQPVQGTTCALAFGPGLTVETALLEPV
- a CDS encoding NAD(P)/FAD-dependent oxidoreductase, translated to MKTAQVIIIGAGPVGLMLANFFGDSGIRVLVLDRRIAHPPTSQAIGVTPPSLHLFARLGLADSLIPQGVKIQDCHVHGQTGYLGYASFRKIDPPYRYILSLPQRIHMQALEDRLAKCPSVTLLRGIEVHSVTQASGSSQATCLTNDGEFKADYLIGCDGHRSLLRQAIGASVQRVDYGCHFMMGDFTDHSSLQEEAHLWFTAAGAVESFPLPQGLRRWIVQTPQPETSGSFGLISQHVRQRTGHLLPVEHQLNQTYFSPWRLDCTPYHQGRLILCGDAAHVMSPIGGQGMNTGWADAEFLAHALTGILQGRFQAAPVLAAYEKHRRRAAGVAATRAARGMWLGTRTGPISSLLRDASMSHLLFKGPLASHLGPFFAMQTIPFRSLDQVPASVWKNAAIP
- a CDS encoding GntR family transcriptional regulator, which encodes MTPSPPVRRPAQPKYQLVFENLRKEILSGQYQAGERIPSEAHLEKRFGASRITIGRAVRDLCHQGLVERRAGSGTFVRANGEGRREKRALSFGLMIPDLGRTDIFEFICQGLAEAPHAEEHALLWCNAMPGTPGTGTLERAWQICQQCITRQVAGVFFAPIEEAGEITAAEREGMNTKILAALKAAQIPVVLLDRDAVPFPGRSGLDLVGLDNWRAGMLATNHLLGQGSRRPVFLCSRQRMASSVEERIAGFCAAIAGAGLACEAEQVQRVDLEDEGSLREMVEAVRPDAFVCANDRTAGRLMQVLLGLGIRIPQEVRIMGVDDIPFAGFFSVPLSTLHQPCREIGQVAMQTMLERLKRPEMPARRISLEATLVVRESCGGKISARDEREFLVE
- a CDS encoding HAD-IB family phosphatase, with the translated sequence MFKTSDAVTQYLVASDFDKTLSFNDSGLVLSEMMGVPDFEEKVAGLAKINLVQQGAELAYLLRHDPGFRGVRREHLIETGKQVRLKYNVPLLTQILGQQIANCRFQFHVISAGPTEVVRSALEGIVPPERVFGTDFDFDSSTGEISSVRRVPAGYGKVAVLQDLESRLHVSPDRTIYIGDGSSDLYVMQHVNSRDGHTIAVSEAKSIGRIAKRTVLSDHSPSVLVPILEDILKWDSAQIRQLFAAHGLTLQDWDKVRTDWLAFHDELEPPLAVEHRWLGAELKPVHLNGN
- a CDS encoding MFS transporter — protein: METDPPSPGDAASVPPPVAARRAVTLLFFINGALFASWVSRIPALQQKLDLSHGTLGLALLGMATGALVSMPLAGWCSTRYGSHRVCQLSAALYALALPLLAFAPGTAAFMIALVFFGAAHGALDVAMNAQAVQVEKQYPRPIMAAFHAWFSLGGLAGAALGGSLATWGLSPVGHYLLAAGLLGGVGAVFALPRLFQDTEPSNPTLSSLASTSTRAPLDWGPEKRRLLLLGTVAFCVMIGEGAMADWSAVFLLQVTGAAEGIAAAGYAAFSIAMAVCRFCGDRLAQHLGPVHLVRLSGLLATVGLALALLDGRPVSALIGFAAVGAGFATVVPQVFSAAGNVPGVASGPALATVTTMGYLGFLIGPPFIGLVAEAVGLRLSLGTILLTSMMLILLAPALRLPSGRRRRSSATKNKSIFVPI